The Ichthyobacterium seriolicida sequence AGGATGCTAGAGAAATTTACTTTGACTTTTATGTGAAAAGAGGTGATTCAAGTGAAAATAGAATAAAAGAAGTTAAAAATATGTGTTTTTCTGATCGTTTGTCAAATCATAGTTTTCTTGCTAATTTTTTTCGACTTATGATGAGTAGTCTTGCCTATGAAATGTTTTTATTACTGAAACAGAAGATAAAGAAAACAAGATTTGAAGTAGCAAAAAAATGGTTAATCAGTTTCGATTAGAACCTATCTTTCTCAAGGTAGGAGCAACGATTAAAATTACCAAAAGGCGAATCTATTATCAGCTATCTAAATCTTTTGTTTACAAGGGTTTATTTCGGGAAATTATTACCCAGTAACGGTTGTTTATTTGTGAAATGAACAACCTTGGGATAGTTACGCCTTGTCGTTAAAAAACCATGTAAAAACACTAAAAAAGAGCATTGTCATCCTAAAAAAAGGTGCAAAAAAACGACAAAGAAGATGAGTTCTCTTCGATTAGTAAAAAAGTTAAGGAAAAAATATCACGTCTAATCTATTTTAGTATGACTATGAATAATGCGGGTTAAGTTGTCTTGAACCTAATTTTAAATATCTTTTTTATAATTCAACATTATTATTTAAGATAGTTTATATTTAGATAAGCGTGGAGAAAAAAATATTAATTGAATTCAGTTTTTCAGACAAACCTGATTTAATAGCATTAAAAAAGGGGCATAAAAACACCCCTTTTTTGAAAATTAAAATATTTTGAATCTATCCATGTTATGGAATCGTAATAGCTTCAATGGCTGTCTTAGCAGCATAAACAGCATTCTTAGCTTCAGTAGCTTTATTTAAAGCCTCAGTAGCAGCATTCTTAGCAGTCCTGGAGTTAGTAGCAGCTTGTTCAGCAGCAGTCTTAGCTAAATTAGCTTTTTCAGCAGCTTCAGAATCAGAAGCTCCAACTTTTGCAGCAGCAGTATCAGCAGCAGTTTTAGCCTCCTCGGCTGTTTGCTTAGTTTCATTAGCTTTTTGAAGAGCATTCTCAGCAGATTGTTTAGCAGCTTTAGCCTTTTCCAAGGCAGAATTAGCAGCAGTCTTAGCTTCATTAGCTTTTTGGAGAGCATCATTAGCAGCATGGCTAGTTAAAGCAGCAACCAAAGCCTCAGCGGCAGTTTTAAGTTTCTCAGCCTCAGTAACAGTAGTTTGAACAGCTTGCCGAGCTTCTCCAGCCTTCGTAGCAGCTTCAATAGTAGCAGATTTAGTGGCTTCAGCTTTAGTAACAAGATCAGTAGCAGCAGTTTGAGTGGCAGTAACCTTAGCGGTAGCATCTGAAGAAGTATCGGTTATAGCGGTAATTAGAGCATCAACAGTGTCCCTAGCAGTATTAGCCTTAGTAGAAGCTGCGGCAGCAGCTTGCTGGGCTAATCCAGCCTTAGTTTGAGCATTTGTAGCAGCAATTTTAGCTTTTTGAGCTTCTTCAGAAGCCTTGGTAGCAAGAGCTTTAGCAGCCTCAATTTGAGCTTTTTTAGCAGCTGCAATGGTAGCATCTCTAGCAGTTTCAGCAGTATCCTTAGCAGTCTCAGCCTTTTTCTTAGCATTTTCAGCTTTTTGAGCTTCAGAATCAGCAGATTCAGCAGCATTTTTAGCGGCAGCAACATTAGTATTAGAAGCTTCAGCTGCATTCTTAGTAGTTTCAGCAGCATCTTTAGCTTGGTTAGCCTTATCAGCAGCAGTCTTAGCAGCTTGAGCCTGAGTAGAAGCAATGCCAGCTTGAGTAGCAGCAGTTTGAGCAGCTTGTTGGGCTTGTTCAACAGCAGTCTTAACAGTTCCAGTTTTAGAAAGTAAACTATTAACGGAATTAAAAGCAGTATCAGCATCATTCTTAGCTTTTTCAGAATCAGTCTGAGCTTGTGCAGCTGTATTCTTAGCAGTTTCAGCAGCATCTGAAGCAGTATTAGCTTTTTGAGCTTCAGCGGTGGCCTTAGCAGCAAGAGCCTGAATAGCAGTAGTTTGAGCTTGTTTGGCAGCAGTAATGGCAGCATCTCTAGCAGTTTCAGCAGTATCCTTAGCGGTTTCAGCCTCTTTCTTAGCTTCTTCAGCTTTTTTAGCTTCTTCAGCAGCAGTAACAGTAGCTTGAGTGGCAGCAGTAACAGTGGTAGCAGTCTCAGCTGTATTCTGAGCTTGTTCAGCAACTTGCTGAGCAGCTAAAGCCTTGTTGTAAGCAGTCTGGGCTTCTGCAGCTTTATCAGAAGCAGTTTTGGCCTTATCAGCAGCTTTAGTAGCCTCAGCCTGAGCTTGAGTAGCAGCAGTTTTAACAGCCTGAGTTTCTGAATTAGAAATTAAACTATTAACAGCATCAGCAGCAGCTTGAGCTTGAGTAGACGCAGTAGTGGCAGCATCTTTAGCAGCCTGAGCAGCAGCAGTTTGGGCAGTTTGGGCAGCTGTAGCAGCAATTTTAGCTTTTTCAGCTTCAGTAGTAGCCTTTTGAACAGCAGCAGTTAAAGCATCAGCTTGAGCTTGTCTAGCAGCAGCATCAGCAGTACTCTTAGCAGTATCAGCGTTAGTCTTAGCAGTATTAGCTGCAGCGGCAGCTTCTTCAGCTCTAGTCTTAGCCTCAGCTAAAGCTTCAGGAGTAGTAGCGGCACTGGTAGCTGTAGAGGCAGCCTCAATAGCCTCAGTAGCAGTAGTAACAGCTTGAGTAGCCTGATTAACAGCAGCTTCAGCAGTAGACTTATCAGTTAAAGTTTTAACAATATCAGAGGCTGCAGTGGTAGTAGTAGAAGCATTATCAGCAATAGTTTTAGCAGCAGAGATAGAATCATTAAGTTCCTCTTTAACTTTAGAAATAGACTTTTTGTATATAATAATTTTGTAATTTTTTACAAACTCGCTTTCTTCTATTGTATAAGTTATTGGAATAATAGCTTCATAAGTATTTTCATCATCTTCTTTCTTTTTGAAAGAAACTGTAGTTGGAACAGCTGGGATAGGGCTGCTTTTATAATTATCTTTGCCGTCATCTGGAATTACTCGACTACTAAAATTTACATCTATATCTAATTCAATACCATCTTTATTAACATCATTTTTTAGATTTGGACTCTCTAAAGAACCAAATGTTATTGTTTGATTTAAATTATCAACATTTGGAGTAGTAATATCAGAATTAGATAAGAGCTTACTATCATCAGCTTTAATCACAGTTTTAGCAGAATCAACACCGTTGGGTGCTCTAAGTGCTATAACTCTGTATTTTTTAACCGAGTTATCTCCATCGGCTGTAACAGTATATTCTATACCTGATTGGGATAAGTCAAAAACATTTTCAGTAACAATGATTTTTCCAAGCTCTTGAGCTGAACCACTCTCAGGATTTATAGTAGTGCCTTCGGATATCTCAATCGAAGGTTTAAACTCTTTAATTTCAGCACCTACACCATGAGGCAATAACAAAACATAGATTTTTTGTCCATTAGATTCAATAACTTTGGCATTTATATCAACACCTCCTATTTCAAGATTTTGAGATGCCCCTAATTTTAGACTTATTATTTCTTTAGGAATTGTACTTTCGGAATTTTCATTTTCAGGAAAAACATTGTTCTTATCACATGATAACGTAAAAAGAATAGATAATGTGAGTAATAATACTTTCTTTAGATCAAACATCTTTATAATTTCAATACTATTAAAATAGGCTAACTTTAAGTTTACTAAAATAGTTATAAATACTTATAAAATCATTTTTTTATATCCAAAAATATTATTGCCCTTTTCGCCACCTTATAAATCGACTTTTATTCTTGTTGTGTTCTCTGAGGCTTTTAGCAAATGCGTGATATCCCAATCTATTGGGATCCACACACATATATATATAGTCGTGTTTTTCGGCATTTAGCACAGCGTCGATAGAACTGATTTCTGTAATGCAAATAGGAGATGGAGGAAGACCTTTGTTTTCGTAAGTATTAAAAGGAGAATCTATTTTCAAATGTTTATAAAGGACTCTTCTTATGTCTTTTCCATCTTTTTGCTTCACAGCAAAAATTACTGTAGGACAAGACTCTAATCTTAAACCTTTTTTTAATCTGTTTAGAAAAACTCCTGCTACAATACGTTTTTCATCATTATTGGAAGTCTCCTTTTGAACTATAGAAGCCAATGTAGATACTTGTAATGGAGTTAGGTTAATATCTTTTGCTTTTTTCAATCTACTTTCATTCCAAAAAATCTTATTTTCTCTATATAGTCTTTTAACTAACCTATCGGCAGAGACATTCCAAAAAACTTCATAAGTATTGGGGATAGGTATGCTAATGACAGTCTCCTTAGTTAAATTGTATTTTTTTAAAAATTCCTCATCGTAAAAGGCCTTAAAAATATTTTCTGCGCTTTCCTCTACACTTTTAGATAGAACAATAGATAAGTCTTTAATCGTCTCCACATTATTAAAAATTATTCTAACAGGAGTCTGTTTCCCTTTTGAGAGTATTTCAATAGTTTCTAGGTTTGATAATCCTTTTTTTAAAGAAAATCTTCCAGATTTGACATTGTTATGATAATCCTTAGCGTAGGATGCTAACTTAAATGACATCTCATTTTTGAGATACGGGCTTATTGTATTTACTACTTCTGGAAATGTTGAATTATTGGGTATTAGAACAACAGCATCTTTTGTTATATTTCCTCCAAAGGCAAATGTGAAACAAAAATATACGATTACATTAAAAACAATTACAGCAGATATACAAGTGTGTTTTTTCATTTTGTATTTATAAGTTGAAACATATATTCATCTTTAAAACCGTCTTTTAGACGGATCCATTTTTTTTTAATCCCTATTTTTTGGAATCCTAAATTTTCAAATAGAGCTACACTCTCTTTATTTTCAGTTAAAATATTGCAAAATATCTGGTTTAGATAAAGTATATCAAAAGCGTATTTTATGAATAGATTTAAAGACTCTCTTCCTATTCCTCTATTTCTATTTTCTTTTTCATATACTAAAATCCCAATACCCGCCCTCTGATTTTGGGGATCAAAATCGAACATTTCTATAGTTCCCAAGGGAATGCCACTAATGTTGTTTTCTATCATCAACCGGACTTGTTTGGTAGTGAAAATATCTAAATGCACATTGTCTAAATAATCCTTTAGTATCTTCCTCGAAAAAGGGGTGCTAGTTTGACTTATTCCCCATATATCAGTATCGTTTTCCCATTGGTATAGAACATCGATATCACTTGGTTCTAAGGCCCTTAGATTTACATTTTTACCCTTTAGTATCATTTTAATCTATACTTGTTTCAAATATAAAAGTTGGCTTGGCCGTTAAATAGATATTTTTAAAAGTATCTCTTTCATTTTCAAACGAAACTCTCAGACTTCCTCCTAAGGTATTGACTAGTATTTCTTGAGCTTTTATCCAATTCATTTTTCTAGACACAATGGCAGCTGCTACCGCCCCAGTGCCACAACCTAATGTCTCATTTTCCACACCTCTTTCATAAGTTCTGATAAATAATTCTCCACTGTTTTTTAATTCTAAGAAATTCACATTTACTCCGTGTTTAGAGTACTGTTTACCGTAGCGTATCTCTGCCCCTTTTTTTACTACATCGATGACTTTTACATCATCCACTCTCTTTATGTAATGAGGTGATCCAGTATCTAAAAAAAAGTGATCTTCATGGGATATTATCTCATAAACATCACACATTTTTAATTTGACTTGCTCTCCTAATATCTCCGAAGAATGAACTCCATCTATAGCCTCAAAGGTTGAAGTGTTATTTATCAGTCCTATCTTTTTTGCAAAGGCAACTATACAACTCCCTCCATTTCCGCACATACTAGATTCTTTACCATCAGAGTTGTAATAGATCATTTTAAAATCATAACTGTACGATTTTTTTAATAGTATAAGTCCATCTGCTCCTATTCCAAATCGTCTATCACAGAGGATATTTACTTTATCTCTGATAAATTCATCATTTCTATCATCTATGATTATAAAATCATTTCCTGTAGCTTGATATTTATACAATTGCATTTTCATTATTTTTCACCCTGTTATAGTTGAGAAGTTCATAAAATAAATAACCGAATATCACAGTTGCAAGCAACAGATGTAGAGGTTGAGATAGTATGGGAAAATCAAACATATATGTAATTATTCCAGTTATAATTTCTAATATTATCAAGCCCGAAACTATCTGTATATTTTTGTTTTGTAAGGTTCTGTTTTTTATATATATCCAAACTAGAATAGGAATAAATATCAAAGAAAACGAACGATGTATATAAAACCATATATTCGGATTTAAAAGCCACATCTCCCGATTAGAATACTCATATAGTTTCATTTGCTTATCGACGAATTCTCTCAATTGTATTCCAAAGATGATTTGCATTATAAGCAGTATTGTAATTACTATTATTCCCATGTGAAACCCTCTATCGTATTTTATGATTGTTTTTTTGTCTACTGATAGATGCAGTATATACAAGTATAGCGACAAGATTACCAGAGCTGCAATCATATGTATGCTAATTTTGATAGGTGCCAAGACAGAATATACTACGACGGCTCCCAGCCAAGCTTGAAATCCCAATAATATCACTGATAAAAGACATAGAAATATCATAATTTTCTTTTTCTGAAAAAAAGACAACACAAACATGATGAGCGTCGAGATGCCTGCTAACATTCCAAATAATCGATTTATATATTCTATCCAGGTGTGTTTTGCGTTGAATTTAGTATAATTGTGTTTTGTGTAGACCGACCAATTCTCATGGGAATAATTTTCTTTAGATATGAAATCTCTATTAGAGACGTATAGTTTTTTATCTTTTATTATCACATTGCCTTTCTTAAAGGAGGTGTTTTCTCTCCATGTTATTTGTTCAATGCTAGTGGGGGGTATGTAGTATCCAAAGCATTTAGGCCAGTCGGGACATCCCATACCAGAGCCTGTTACCCTTACTATAGATCCCGATAGTATGATTATATACACTAAAACTATAGTTGTGATTACAGAGTGGATGAACTTCTTTTTCATTACGTGAAATATCGAGCGAAATTAATCAAAATAAAATAAGCCATTTTTAGGTTGCCATTATAACTTTTTCCTAAAAAATGAATTGGATTTTAGATTGAGACTCAATTAAATGAACATCGAATAAAAAATAATTTGAGTAATTTTGCGCAAATTATTTAAGTACTCAGTAGTATGAATTTTGATCTCAAACAAGTCGTTACCTGTATGATGGTATTATTCGCTGTAATAGATATTATAGGCAATGTCCCCATTATTATAGACTTGAGGAAGAAGGCTGGGAGAATACACTCTGGTAGAGCTTCTTTAATAGCTGGTGTTATCATGGTAGTATTCCTATTCCTTGGAGAATCGCTATTAGGTCTAATAGGTATAAATACGAGTTCTTTTGCAGTGGCTGGTTCCTTGGTTATATTTTTCATGGCGTTAGAGATGATATTGGGAATACAAATTTATAGAGAAGAGAACAGTCCTGATACGGTTTCTATAGTGCCAATAGCATTTCCACTTATTGCTGGACCAGGATCTATGACATCTTTGTTGTCTTTGAGATCCGAATACTATGTGGAGAATATAATATTGGGGTTGATAATAAATATAATTTTTGTTTATATAGTTTTAAAGACCTCAGAGAAAATAGAGAGAGTGCTGGGCTCGGCAGGGATCAATGTAATTAGAAAAGTATTTGGTATAATATTATTGGCTATCTCTGTAAAATTATTTACTTCGAACATAGGTAATCTCTTAGGTTAGCAAATATCTCGAATAAAAAAAGGGATGAACCATAGCCAAAACATCTCTATTAATGAATATTCTAGACAAGTACATAATAAAAAAGTTTTTAGGGACTTTTGTTTTTATGACCCTTTTGTTGTTGGCAATATTTGTCACAATAGATATAACAGAAAAGTTAGATAGACTTTTAGATCTAAATTTTTCTATAGGAGAATTGTGGGATCTATATTTTTTTCATTTTATCATATTTTATGGAAATTTATTTAGTCCTGTATTTATATTCATCTCCGTTATTTTGGTGACCTCCAAAATGGCTAATAACACTGAGATTATAGCTATTATGTCTAGCGGGATATCTTATAATAGATTCCTTAGACCGTATGTTATATCGGCCACAATAATAACATCTATATCTTTACTTTTATCGCATTGGGTTATTCCAGAATCTAACAAAACAAGAAAACAATTCGAAGCTCAGTACATATACAAGACATATTCTCAAAATAGTTATGATATATATAGACAAGTAAAACCAGGTCATTTTGTTTATGTTAATTTTTATGAGTCTAAAAATGCGATAGGACATGGTTTTTCTTATAATATATTCGATAATGAAGTTCTGAAATATAGTTTAGAGTCAGACTATATATCCTGGAATGAGGATAGTGAAAAATACGAATTGAGTAATTATAAAGAGAGAATTTTAACCCATGAACAAGACATTATAAATTCTGGAGAGACTTTAGATACTGTACTGCAATTTGATTTAAATAAATTAGTGTTTCAGGATTATATAGCCGAAACTATGAATTCTAAAAAGTTGAAAAATTTTTTAGATGATGAGCAAAGTAGAGGTTCAGAATCTATGGAAATATATTTAGTAGAGTACTACAAGAGAAATAGTATTCCCTTTGCTACGTATCTATTAATTCTAATGGGAGTTTCCTTTTCATATAGGAAGAAGAGAGGAGGCACTGGGATTAATTTATCCATTGGGTTGTTTATCGCTTTTTTATACATCTTCTTGATGCAGATATCTTCCACTTTAGCAATAAAATCAGATTTCCCAGTGTTATTAGCAGTATGGCTTCCCAATATAATATATGTTGTTATAACTCTTCTAATGCACTTAAAGGCGTTGAGACAGACTTGATAATTAGAGGTCTTTATTTAATTGATCAATTTGATCTTTCCTCCAACACATTCTAAAATACTAGAAGGGAATTTTTCTATCAACAAAAAATCGTGAGTTGACACTAAAACTGTTTTTCCTTCCATATTTATTTCTTTGAGTAAAAAGAATATCCCTTCAGAGGTTTCTGAGTCTAAATTTCCAGTAGGTTCATCAGCTAGGATAAATTCAGGTTCATTCAACAGAGCTCTCGCAATAGAAACTCTTTGTTGTTCTCCGCCCGATAATTCAAAAGGCATTTTAAAACCCTTTGTTTCCATTCCGACTTTCCATAGAGTTTCTTCGATTCTACTCTTTATCATTTTACTGTTTTTCCAACCTGTTGCCCTGAGTACAAAAGACATATTTTCATCTACAGTTCTATCTGTTAGAAGTTGAAAATCTTGGAATATTATTCCTAATTTTCTCCTTAAAAAAGGTATTTCCTTGGGTTTAATATTTCTTAAATCATAATCTATAACACGACCTTTTCCTTCTACTAATGGTAAATCACAGTATACAGTTTTAATGAAACTGCTCTTGCCGCTGCCAGTTTTGCCAGTTAGATAAAAAAAATCTCCCCTTTTTATCTCCACATTCAAATCGGATAAAATCATATTCCCTCCTTGGAATATAGATGCTTTTTCAAGTGAAAGAATTACGTCTTGTTGCATGAGCATTACAAATGGGTAGAATATATTTTTTTATTGTTTTTTTTTTTTTGAATATTTTGTTATTCAGTGATATTGCCTTGATCGTCGTAGTTTAGATACAAAAAGTCGTTATAAGGAAATCTAGTTACGTGTATTTCTTTTATTCTGTCGTAAATCTTTTTTTTGAAGGAATCTATATTTATCTTGTCTCTTACCGAGATAAATATACATTCTTGATCTCTGTTAGGGGCGTATTTTTCTCGTAGATCTTTTATAGATCCAGCATTGGCTTGCAGTTCTAAATCTCTATCGTCTTTGTTTTCTAAGTTTAAAACTTTGTCTATTTTGTTAAAAACTAATAATTGTTCCTTATCCTGAGCTCCTATCTCTGTCAGGATTTTATTTACCGATACAATTTGATCTTCAAAAGATGGATGAGAAACATCTACTATATGTATCAACAAATCTGCTTCTCTAACTTCGTCTAGAGTAGACTTAAAGGACTCTACTAGCTGAGTAGGCAATTTTCTTATGAATCCTACTGTGTCAGTCATTAAAAAGGGGATATTGTCAACCACTATTTTTCTCACTGTGGTATCTAAGGTGGAGAATAGCTTATTCTCTGCTAATACTTGGGTTTTTGCTAGTGTGTTCATCATGGTCGATTTACCCACATTGGTGTATCCCACTAGAGCTACTCTGACTAGTTTACCTCTATTTTTTCGCTGTGTGGCCATCTGCTTATCTATGGCAGAGAGCTTTTCTTTCAAAAGAGAAATTTTCTGTATTATGATACGTCTGTCTGTCTCTATTTGCGTTTCTCCTGGACCGCGCATGCCTATTCCACCTTTTTGTCTCTCTAGATGGGTCCACATCCTAGTTAATCTGGGTAATAGATATTGATATTGTGCTAATTCTACTTGAGTACAAGCGTATGAAGTAGTTGCCCTTTGAGCGAAAATATCTAATATGAGATTGGTTCTATCTAAGACTTTACACTCTAAAAAACGTTCTATATTTCTGAGTTGTGTAGGAGTTAATTCGTCATCAAAAATAACTGTGCTGACATCATTTTCTACTATAAATTCTTTTATTTCGGCAATTTTTCCCGAACCTATAAAAGTTTTCTGTTTGATAAAATTCACTTTCTGAATGAAAACCTTTACAACTTCGCTTCCAGAGGTCTTTGTCAAAAAAGACAGTTCATCTATGTATTCCTGAGTTTTGCTTTCGTTTTGTTCGGGTGTTATGACTCCTACTAATACACTTCGTTCGTATTTATTTTTTGTGACATTATGCATAATTATATTTTTTCTACTCCCATATATGGAATTAATACCTCTGGAATTTTAATTCCATCTGGAGCTTGATAGTATTCCAAGAGAGATGCAACTATACGAGGCAGAGCCAAAGAACTGCCATTTAGAGTATGGCACAGCTTTATATCGCCTTTTTTATCTTTAAAACGCAATTTCAAACGGTTGGCTTGGAAGGTTTCGAAATTAGAAACTGAACTCACTTCTAGCCATTTTTTTTGCACTACTGAAAAAACTTCAAAATCATATGTAATAGAAGAAGTAAAGCCAGTGTCACCAGTGCATAATCTTAAAATCCTAAAAGGTAAATTTAATTCTTTTAGAATGCTCTTTACATGTTCTACCATCTCATCTAAAGCTCTATAAGAATCCTTAGGATTTTCTATTCTAACAATCTCTACTTTGTCAAATTGGTGTAACCTATTTAAGCCTTTTACATCTCGTCCATAAGAACCAGATTCTCTTCTAAAACATGGGGTGTAAGAAGTGTGTTTTATTGGAAGATGTTCTTCTTTGAGAAGAACATCTCTATAGATATTAGTCACTGGAACTTCCGATGTAGGTATTAAAAATAGATTGTCTATAGCCAAGTGATACATCTGATTTTCTTTATCTGGAAGTTGCCCTGTTCCATATCCAGAACTCTCATTAATCAAATGAGGTACTTGTATTTCTTGGTATTGGGCTTTTATATTTTTATCTAAAAAATAATTTATAAGCGCCCTTTGCAGTTTAGCTCCATCACCTACATACACTGGGAAGCCAGTTCCTGTTATTTTAGCTCCAAGTTTAAAACTTATAATACCTCTATTTTCAGCTATTTCCCAATGAGGTTTTGAGTATTCCTTATCTTGGTAATCTCTTTTATATTCAAAGACTATTTCATTATCCGATTCATCCTTTCCTGTTTTGACTAAATCGTTTGTGATGTTAGGAATTTCGTATAACACTTGAGTTAGCTCTTCATCTACTTTATCAAAAAGTGTATTTGAAGCTTTTAATGTTTCTTTTAGGGTCTTGCTTTTTGTTTTTAGGGCTTCTGCTTTTTGAGAATCCCCAGATTGAAAGCACTTGTGTATTTCTTCAGAAATATTTTTTGATTCGGATAATATTTGATCTAACTCTTTTTGCAGAGATCTCTTTTTTTCATCCAAATGCAATACTTTCTCTACTAGAGGTGTGAAATCTTTATTTCTTCTATTTAATTTTTCTATTATAAATAGTTTTTCTTCTCTTATTCGTTTTATATTTAGCATGATTTCAAAAGTATTAAACAAATGTCATTTTTTTTCTTCATAAAAAGTATCTGTTTTTAGTTCATTTTTTTTGGTGGCCAAAGAAGCTAATTCATCGCATCTCTCATTTTTTGGATGATTATTATGGCCTTTTATCCATTTAAATTGCACTTTTTGTTTTCTATAGGCCAACAGAAAGCGTTTCCATAGATCGCTGTTTTTTCGCCCTTTAAATTCTATTTTTTCCCAGTTGAAAACCCATTTCTTAACAACAGAATCAACTACGTATTTAGAGTCGGTATAAACCACAACTTCTGTTCCTTCTTTCTTCAATTCCTCTAGGGCTACTATTACAGCTAAAAGTTCCATTCGATTATTGGTGGTCATGCTGTATCCCTCATACAACTCTTTTGAATGATTACTGCCTTCTAATTCCATTATAATTCCAAATCCTCCTACTCCAGGATTGCCCTTTGCTGCGCCATCTGTGTAAACATTTACTTTAGACATCTAGGTTATATATCATTAAGCTTAAGTGTTTTTATTAGGATGTTTTTGTAACGAAAAAGTGACGATGCGCAAACGTAATAAATATTTTTCTCATACTTTAGTTTAGAAATGAGTTATCTTCGCGCGATGCTTTCGGATATTTAAATAAATATAAGATTCCTGAACGGGAATTTATGTTTGAAAATGGTTTTTTTATGTGTTATTCATAAAACTTAAAAGAAAAAAATATGTATAGAATAGTTACCCTTTTGGGTATTACGCTCGTTTTATCTACTGTATCTTCTTGTTTAGACTATGAATTTCTAGAAGAGCAAGAATATGTCTTTGCTCCAGATGTAGCTTTAGGATTTGATGAAATAGAATTATCTTTAAAAAGAATTATGCATAAGAATGGAGGCAGCGCCCCTAATGCATTAGGTATAGATTTTACCACTGGGAGAGAGCAACCACTTAGTAGTTTTCCAAGTATTACCAAGGTCGAAAAAATGGACTTAGGTATGGTTGGCGAAGTTGCAGATTTGGATATACGTGAAATATACCTAGGCATGTATGTAGAAAACAATACTCCCCTTGAATTAAAAGTGGCTTTAGCCCTCGTGGGGAAAGGAATCTTAGAAATAACAACCCAAGATGACCCTTTAGTTATACCATCAGCTCACTTGGATAGCTCTGGTAGGGTTTCAGGATCTACAAAAAAGAGTTTTATGTATAAATTGGATGCCAAAAAATTCACAAAAGTTTTAAGTGGATCTAGCCCCTACGGTAAATTAACTATAACGCCGTCTATTCCTGGTAGTGTCTTCATTTCTGTTAACCAGACTGTTAATATACACTTTAAGGTATCTACTAGGATAAACTTTTTAAGAGATATTTAGGGAATTTAGATTAGTTACAATAATTTTTTTAAGATTTTAGTGAAAATGAAAAAAAGCATATTAATAGGTGTACTTATGCTTAATTATGCCAGTTTGATTGCTCAGGATGGAGTGTTGCGACAAATGCCCTTGTCAATGGATAGGGGTTTTTTAAATCCTTCTTTACAGCCTAAACATACATGGGGAATAGGGTTTTCAGTATTTGAAAATTTAGTTGGGCTTCCAATATCTCTAGATGATATAAGTAATAACTCTGTCGATGGAGTAGTAAATATATATGACGT is a genomic window containing:
- the mltG gene encoding endolytic transglycosylase MltG; the protein is MKKHTCISAVIVFNVIVYFCFTFAFGGNITKDAVVLIPNNSTFPEVVNTISPYLKNEMSFKLASYAKDYHNNVKSGRFSLKKGLSNLETIEILSKGKQTPVRIIFNNVETIKDLSIVLSKSVEESAENIFKAFYDEEFLKKYNLTKETVISIPIPNTYEVFWNVSADRLVKRLYRENKIFWNESRLKKAKDINLTPLQVSTLASIVQKETSNNDEKRIVAGVFLNRLKKGLRLESCPTVIFAVKQKDGKDIRRVLYKHLKIDSPFNTYENKGLPPSPICITEISSIDAVLNAEKHDYIYMCVDPNRLGYHAFAKSLREHNKNKSRFIRWRKGQ
- a CDS encoding GNAT family N-acetyltransferase; protein product: MILKGKNVNLRALEPSDIDVLYQWENDTDIWGISQTSTPFSRKILKDYLDNVHLDIFTTKQVRLMIENNISGIPLGTIEMFDFDPQNQRAGIGILVYEKENRNRGIGRESLNLFIKYAFDILYLNQIFCNILTENKESVALFENLGFQKIGIKKKWIRLKDGFKDEYMFQLINTK
- the dapF gene encoding diaminopimelate epimerase — encoded protein: MQLYKYQATGNDFIIIDDRNDEFIRDKVNILCDRRFGIGADGLILLKKSYSYDFKMIYYNSDGKESSMCGNGGSCIVAFAKKIGLINNTSTFEAIDGVHSSEILGEQVKLKMCDVYEIISHEDHFFLDTGSPHYIKRVDDVKVIDVVKKGAEIRYGKQYSKHGVNVNFLELKNSGELFIRTYERGVENETLGCGTGAVAAAIVSRKMNWIKAQEILVNTLGGSLRVSFENERDTFKNIYLTAKPTFIFETSID
- a CDS encoding COX15/CtaA family protein, whose protein sequence is MKKKFIHSVITTIVLVYIIILSGSIVRVTGSGMGCPDWPKCFGYYIPPTSIEQITWRENTSFKKGNVIIKDKKLYVSNRDFISKENYSHENWSVYTKHNYTKFNAKHTWIEYINRLFGMLAGISTLIMFVLSFFQKKKIMIFLCLLSVILLGFQAWLGAVVVYSVLAPIKISIHMIAALVILSLYLYILHLSVDKKTIIKYDRGFHMGIIVITILLIMQIIFGIQLREFVDKQMKLYEYSNREMWLLNPNIWFYIHRSFSLIFIPILVWIYIKNRTLQNKNIQIVSGLIILEIITGIITYMFDFPILSQPLHLLLATVIFGYLFYELLNYNRVKNNENAIV
- a CDS encoding MarC family protein; translation: MNFDLKQVVTCMMVLFAVIDIIGNVPIIIDLRKKAGRIHSGRASLIAGVIMVVFLFLGESLLGLIGINTSSFAVAGSLVIFFMALEMILGIQIYREENSPDTVSIVPIAFPLIAGPGSMTSLLSLRSEYYVENIILGLIINIIFVYIVLKTSEKIERVLGSAGINVIRKVFGIILLAISVKLFTSNIGNLLG
- a CDS encoding LptF/LptG family permease produces the protein MNILDKYIIKKFLGTFVFMTLLLLAIFVTIDITEKLDRLLDLNFSIGELWDLYFFHFIIFYGNLFSPVFIFISVILVTSKMANNTEIIAIMSSGISYNRFLRPYVISATIITSISLLLSHWVIPESNKTRKQFEAQYIYKTYSQNSYDIYRQVKPGHFVYVNFYESKNAIGHGFSYNIFDNEVLKYSLESDYISWNEDSEKYELSNYKERILTHEQDIINSGETLDTVLQFDLNKLVFQDYIAETMNSKKLKNFLDDEQSRGSESMEIYLVEYYKRNSIPFATYLLILMGVSFSYRKKRGGTGINLSIGLFIAFLYIFLMQISSTLAIKSDFPVLLAVWLPNIIYVVITLLMHLKALRQT
- a CDS encoding cell division ATP-binding protein FtsE — encoded protein: MQQDVILSLEKASIFQGGNMILSDLNVEIKRGDFFYLTGKTGSGKSSFIKTVYCDLPLVEGKGRVIDYDLRNIKPKEIPFLRRKLGIIFQDFQLLTDRTVDENMSFVLRATGWKNSKMIKSRIEETLWKVGMETKGFKMPFELSGGEQQRVSIARALLNEPEFILADEPTGNLDSETSEGIFFLLKEINMEGKTVLVSTHDFLLIEKFPSSILECVGGKIKLIN